Genomic DNA from Candidatus Cloacimonas sp.:
TCTTTACTACTTTAGAAAGGATTGGCAACCGGTTGGGTGATTACAATATTTTCGTGAATAATTCTGATCGGTTGAAATCCCTAAAGATGGGCTTAATCAAACCGGAAAAAGCAATTACTATTTACAATGCACTTCCTCCAACATTAGCAACTGCCTTACAGGAAATTGCCCAAAACCGAAAAAAACCGGAACAGGAAATTATTATTGGTTCCACTTTAAGGTTTTGTCCTCAAAAAAATGTAATCAATTTAATAACTGCTTCTTGTAATGCCTGTTTACAGGAGCAAAAATTAAAATTCATCTATTTGGGTGAGGGTGAATATTATGAATTGTGTAAAGCCATTATTCACAGTTACGGTTTGGACGAGCGGATATTGCTTCCGGGTTGGGATAAAAATGTTTTGCCCTGGTTGAAGGTCTTCAATGTTTTTGTTCTCTATTCGCGTTGGGAAGCGATGCCTTTCAGCATCATTGAAGCAATGCATTCAGGGTTGCCGATAATTGTTTCCGACCTGCCTTCTCTTTTGGAATTGGTGGATAGCCAAACAGGTTATATTGTTCCTTTAGATAATAATGCAGAGCTGGCAAAGACCTTTATAGAAATAGCCCAGGATTTTGAGACCGCGTATCGGAAAGGCAAGGAAGCAGCAAAAAAGATCGCCGCAATTTGTTCTTATGAGAAAATGGTTAATGCTTACAGAGAACTTTATCTTTCAGCTAAATAATAGAGAACAACGATGATAAACATATACTTACTGATTATAATTGAAGCGGTTATAATTCATCTGTGCACGCATTTGTTATTCCCGCTTAATGTGAAAATTTCCACAAAATTAAAGCTCATTGCTCATCCGAATGAGCGTAAAATTCATAAAATGCCAATTCCCGAAGCAGGTGGTTTGTGTTTTGCTTTGCCTATTATTTTAGCCCAGGCAACTTTTGGCTTGATCAGCGGAAATTCAGAACCGGGTAATATGCTTTTAGAGCTTTCAGGAGTAGGAGTTCTGGCATTATGTTT
This window encodes:
- a CDS encoding glycosyltransferase; the protein is MKKVLHIQLLPILSGVQRFSLHLLDGLDSNEFDVQVACKPNGEFVDEIKARGYQYIPLPTFRHQICFGDIFTFFHLLYIIKKHRFDIVHTNASKPGFLGRLAARLGKVPLIIHTTHTFPFLEQQKPITYKFFTTLERIGNRLGDYNIFVNNSDRLKSLKMGLIKPEKAITIYNALPPTLATALQEIAQNRKKPEQEIIIGSTLRFCPQKNVINLITASCNACLQEQKLKFIYLGEGEYYELCKAIIHSYGLDERILLPGWDKNVLPWLKVFNVFVLYSRWEAMPFSIIEAMHSGLPIIVSDLPSLLELVDSQTGYIVPLDNNAELAKTFIEIAQDFETAYRKGKEAAKKIAAICSYEKMVNAYRELYLSAK